A genomic segment from Luteolibacter ambystomatis encodes:
- a CDS encoding two-component system sensor histidine kinase NtrB — protein sequence MKSGFLEKLVARLDKVEPGEVQQIVARLIREKGFLEQVFEALLEGVILLDPEGTIAFVNRAACGFFGLDPEKAIGEPLSRQVRGLEWKSLAKPGRTVSRDLEVFYPENRFLNFYLAPISADEGPETTPPGYVMLVRDLTRTRAEAEETLETERLNALTLLAAGVAHEIGNPLNSLDIHLQLMDRKLRKLPPGDRAPLETHLTTAREEIKRLDAILKQFLSAVRPTALRRERTDLNALLHETLRLLEPELASRKIAVELDLSETLPPAEIDGGQFQQVFYNLMRNAYQALREGQGRITIRTRANDYEYRIAIEDNGTGISPEHMGSIFEPYRTTKASGSGLGLLIVRRIVREHGGEIEIHSEEGHGTRIAIYLPRGERTVRLLGQGEDPVIDVG from the coding sequence GTGAAATCCGGCTTCCTTGAAAAGCTCGTCGCCCGGCTCGACAAGGTGGAGCCGGGGGAGGTCCAGCAGATCGTCGCCCGCTTGATCCGGGAAAAGGGGTTTCTTGAGCAGGTGTTCGAGGCTCTCCTGGAGGGGGTGATCCTGCTCGATCCGGAAGGGACGATCGCTTTCGTCAACCGGGCGGCTTGTGGCTTCTTCGGGCTCGATCCCGAGAAAGCCATTGGTGAGCCGCTGTCCCGGCAGGTCCGCGGTCTCGAGTGGAAGTCCCTCGCCAAACCGGGCCGGACCGTAAGCCGGGATCTGGAAGTGTTCTATCCGGAGAACCGTTTCCTCAATTTCTATCTGGCCCCTATCAGTGCCGACGAAGGCCCGGAAACCACGCCGCCAGGCTACGTGATGCTGGTCCGTGACCTCACCCGCACCCGTGCCGAGGCGGAGGAAACGCTGGAAACCGAACGTCTCAACGCTCTCACCCTGCTGGCGGCGGGAGTCGCTCATGAGATCGGCAACCCGCTCAATTCGTTGGACATCCATCTCCAGCTGATGGACCGCAAGCTCCGGAAACTGCCGCCCGGTGACCGCGCTCCGCTGGAAACGCATCTGACCACTGCGCGCGAGGAGATCAAGCGGCTGGATGCCATCCTGAAGCAGTTCCTTTCCGCCGTGCGTCCCACCGCGCTCCGACGCGAGCGTACGGACCTCAATGCCCTGCTCCACGAAACGCTGCGGTTGCTCGAACCGGAACTCGCCTCGCGGAAGATCGCCGTGGAACTCGATCTCTCGGAAACCCTGCCGCCTGCGGAGATCGATGGCGGCCAGTTCCAGCAGGTGTTCTACAACCTGATGCGGAACGCCTACCAAGCCCTCCGCGAGGGCCAGGGCCGCATCACCATCCGCACCCGGGCGAACGACTACGAATACCGCATCGCCATCGAGGACAATGGCACCGGCATCTCTCCGGAGCACATGGGATCCATCTTCGAGCCCTACCGTACCACCAAGGCCTCCGGCAGCGGTCTCGGCCTGCTGATCGTGCGCCGGATCGTGCGCGAGCATGGCGGGGAAATCGAGATCCACAGCGAGGAGGGGCATGGCACCCGCATCGCCATCTATCTCCCGCGCGGCGAACGCACCGTGCGACTGCTCGGCCAAGGCGAGGACCCTGTGATTGATGTGGGGTGA
- the cutA gene encoding divalent-cation tolerance protein CutA — translation MSEALELLIVLCTFPDPEQARQIGTALVETQLAACVNLLPGVESIYRWQGQIETSAEVLAVFKTTRGAFPAFEEALTDLHPYEVPEILALEPADASAAYAAWVWENASGARNQ, via the coding sequence ATGAGTGAAGCTCTTGAGCTCCTGATCGTCCTCTGCACCTTCCCCGATCCGGAGCAGGCGCGACAGATTGGCACGGCCTTGGTGGAAACGCAACTGGCAGCCTGCGTGAATCTGCTCCCCGGCGTGGAATCCATCTACCGCTGGCAAGGGCAGATCGAAACCTCCGCCGAGGTGTTGGCGGTTTTCAAGACCACCCGCGGGGCATTTCCCGCATTTGAAGAGGCACTCACGGATCTCCACCCCTATGAAGTGCCGGAGATTCTGGCGCTGGAACCGGCGGACGCATCCGCGGCCTACGCGGCGTGGGTATGGGAAAATGCTTCCGGCGCTCGCAATCAGTAG
- a CDS encoding rhodanese-like domain-containing protein produces MSLLPDPAATLEVTCAEVSGWSTLPESERPWLVDCREPEEWGICRIEGADLVPLGSFPEKIDALRQGASNGVVVYCHHGMRSLRATSFLRANGVESVFSMAGGIDAWSRTIDSEVPRY; encoded by the coding sequence ATGAGTCTGCTGCCTGACCCGGCGGCCACCTTGGAAGTCACCTGTGCCGAAGTCTCCGGCTGGTCCACCCTGCCGGAATCGGAGCGCCCGTGGCTCGTGGACTGTCGGGAGCCGGAGGAATGGGGCATCTGCCGGATCGAAGGAGCCGATCTGGTTCCGCTTGGCAGCTTTCCGGAGAAAATCGACGCGCTGCGGCAAGGCGCGTCGAACGGTGTGGTGGTCTATTGCCACCACGGCATGCGCTCGCTGCGAGCGACCTCGTTTCTCCGGGCGAACGGCGTGGAAAGTGTCTTCTCGATGGCGGGCGGAATCGACGCTTGGTCGCGGACAATCGACTCCGAGGTGCCGCGCTACTGA
- a CDS encoding L,D-transpeptidase family protein, whose protein sequence is MKAALRSSILVVIAALVASCAPSGPQKSDYLLGYTRNNGPTGKGEHHSAPAIPDDISYWDGEGTTGAPLIRINRAEQKAYFYKGGQLVAVSKISSGNEDHGTPPGRYKITQKDKDHKSSTYGAIKDRATGQMVNDNADIRTPVLPGQIYYPAPMPYFMRFSDGIGMHTGFLPGYAASHGCIRMPDHMARHFFENVELGTPVIVQ, encoded by the coding sequence ATGAAAGCCGCACTCCGTAGTTCCATTCTCGTAGTCATCGCCGCTCTGGTCGCTTCCTGCGCCCCCAGCGGTCCGCAAAAGTCCGATTATCTGCTCGGCTACACCCGCAACAACGGTCCGACCGGAAAAGGCGAGCATCACTCCGCCCCGGCGATTCCGGACGACATCTCCTACTGGGATGGCGAAGGCACCACCGGCGCCCCGCTTATCCGGATCAACCGCGCGGAACAGAAGGCCTACTTCTACAAGGGTGGCCAGCTCGTCGCGGTCTCGAAGATCTCCTCCGGCAACGAGGACCACGGCACACCTCCGGGCCGCTACAAGATCACTCAGAAGGACAAGGACCACAAGTCCTCGACCTATGGCGCTATCAAGGATCGGGCGACCGGCCAGATGGTCAATGACAACGCCGATATCCGCACCCCGGTGCTGCCCGGCCAGATCTACTACCCGGCTCCGATGCCGTATTTCATGCGCTTTTCCGATGGCATCGGCATGCACACCGGCTTCCTGCCGGGCTACGCGGCCTCCCACGGCTGCATCCGCATGCCGGACCACATGGCCCGCCACTTCTTCGAGAACGTCGAGCTCGGCACCCCGGTCATCGTCCAATGA
- a CDS encoding FmdB family zinc ribbon protein has protein sequence MPNYDYECQTCGHRFEVFQSMNDPKLTDCPHEGCEGQVKRLLGTGAGLLFKGAGFYQTDYRSSSYQAGAKADGSSAPAAPAAPAAPASAPSTPAN, from the coding sequence ATGCCAAACTACGATTACGAATGCCAGACCTGCGGGCACCGCTTCGAAGTGTTCCAGAGCATGAACGATCCGAAGCTCACCGATTGCCCGCACGAAGGCTGCGAGGGTCAGGTGAAGCGTCTGCTCGGCACCGGAGCGGGCCTGCTTTTCAAGGGGGCCGGATTCTACCAGACCGACTACCGCTCTTCCTCCTATCAGGCAGGCGCCAAGGCCGATGGCAGCAGCGCTCCCGCCGCCCCGGCGGCTCCTGCGGCCCCCGCCAGCGCGCCTTCCACTCCCGCGAACTGA
- a CDS encoding DUF2237 family protein: MAREALNVLGTPLMTCSIEPLTGWFRDGCCRTGKGDAGVHVVCARMNESFLEFSKRRGNDLSTPRPEYGFPGLKAGDRWCLCAARWQEALHAGCAPQVVLEATHESALEFADLDDLKRHAVL, encoded by the coding sequence ATGGCCCGTGAAGCGCTCAATGTCCTCGGAACCCCGCTGATGACCTGCTCGATCGAACCTCTGACCGGATGGTTCCGGGACGGCTGCTGCCGCACGGGCAAGGGCGATGCCGGGGTGCATGTGGTGTGCGCGCGCATGAACGAGTCGTTTCTCGAGTTTTCGAAGCGGCGCGGCAACGACCTCAGCACCCCGCGTCCGGAATACGGTTTCCCGGGATTGAAGGCCGGTGACCGCTGGTGTCTGTGCGCCGCGCGCTGGCAGGAGGCCCTGCACGCCGGTTGTGCGCCGCAGGTGGTGCTGGAGGCCACCCATGAATCGGCACTGGAATTCGCCGATCTGGACGACCTCAAAAGGCACGCGGTGCTCTGA
- a CDS encoding MYG1 family protein, producing MSISLILTHPGGAHKDELLACSLLAAVHGVPIERREPTQADLDDVAIAVVDVGGEHDPARNNFDHHQFPADHPPACALTLVLQHLGVYEDARKFCDWLEPAEWFDTRGPVSTAKWLGVDRDTLAKLNSPVDVTVLRRFAKARRLEPGNPIWELLRFIGEDLLDYLRNLRERLDFIAQHAELWDVGGTEVLFLPRTESMSEEPSAGLGRYLESIGKSASVAGLVYPDRRGSGYGLSRHNDSPLFDFTRIQEEHDVHFAHARGFVAKTSAAEQARLRELLAAARV from the coding sequence ATGTCGATTTCCCTGATCCTCACCCACCCCGGCGGCGCGCACAAAGACGAACTCCTCGCATGCAGCCTGCTGGCCGCCGTCCACGGAGTTCCGATCGAGCGGCGTGAGCCCACACAGGCGGATCTCGATGACGTGGCCATCGCGGTGGTGGACGTGGGCGGCGAGCACGATCCTGCCCGCAACAATTTCGACCACCACCAGTTCCCGGCGGATCATCCTCCGGCCTGCGCTCTCACACTGGTGCTCCAGCACCTCGGCGTTTACGAGGACGCGAGAAAGTTCTGCGACTGGTTGGAGCCCGCGGAATGGTTCGACACGCGCGGCCCGGTTTCTACGGCCAAGTGGCTGGGAGTGGATCGCGATACGCTGGCGAAGCTGAATTCTCCGGTGGATGTCACCGTGCTGCGGCGCTTCGCCAAAGCACGGCGGTTGGAACCCGGCAATCCGATCTGGGAACTGCTGCGCTTCATCGGTGAAGACTTGCTCGACTATCTGAGGAATCTGCGTGAGCGCCTCGATTTCATCGCGCAGCATGCGGAGCTCTGGGACGTGGGGGGCACCGAGGTGCTGTTCCTGCCGCGTACCGAGTCGATGTCGGAGGAGCCTTCCGCCGGACTCGGCCGCTATCTGGAATCCATCGGAAAGAGTGCCAGCGTGGCGGGACTTGTCTATCCGGATCGACGCGGCAGTGGCTACGGACTTTCACGCCACAATGACAGCCCGCTCTTCGACTTCACCCGCATCCAGGAGGAGCATGATGTCCACTTCGCGCATGCCCGCGGTTTCGTGGCGAAGACCTCGGCGGCGGAGCAGGCGCGCTTGAGGGAACTGCTGGCCGCCGCGCGGGTTTGA